Genomic DNA from candidate division WOR-3 bacterium:
GACCTATCATCAATCCCTTTCCTCTCACATCACCGATAATTTCGTATTTTTCCTTCCATTTTTCAAGGTCTTTTAAAACTTTATCTCCAAGGGAGCTCACATGTTCCAATAGGCCATTTTCCAGTTTTTCAATAACTTTTAAAGCTACTTCACAGGATACAGGGTTTCCCCCAAAGGTTGAGGCATGAGTTCCTGGTGGCCAGTTCATAATACCACTTTTTGCAATACAGGCTCCAAGGGGGAATCCTGAAGCTATTCCTTTTGCAAGGGTTATAATATCTGGCACTATATCATAGTGTTCTATTGCGAAAAATTTTCCGGTTCTACCCATTCCACTTTGAACCTCATCAACAATTAGAAGTATTTCGTACTTATCCATTAATTTTTTTAGTTCTTTAAAATAGCTTTCTGGAGCAGGAATATAACCACCTTCTCCCTGAATTGGTTCAATAATAAAAGCAGCGACTTCTTCAGGGTCTACAAGTCTTGAAAAAATGTTTTCTTCAATAAAACTTATACATGCAAAATTGCAATCCGGGTATTTAAGGTTAAAGGGGCATCTGAAACAATAAGGATAAGGTGCGTGAACTGTTCCATAGAATAAAGTGAAGAATCTTTTTCTATGTATTGTTTTACTTGCAGTTGCAGAGAGAGCTCCCATTGTTCTTCCGTGAAATCCACCGTAAAAGGCAAGTATATAAGGTCTATTTGTATAGTATCTTGCAAGTTTAATTGCAGCTTCAACTGATTCTGCTCCTGAATTGGAAAAAAATATTTTTCTGTTTTTAGCTCCTGGTGCAATTTCAGCGAGTTTTTCAGCAAGTTTAATTTCAGAAGAATAGTAAAAATCTGTTCCAGAATAGTGTATAAGTTTTTTCATCTGATTAATTGCAGTTTCTACAACCTCAGGATGGGAATGTCCGAGCGTTAAGACTGCGACTCCTGCGTTAAAGTCTAAAAATTTATTTCCATCAACATCATAGACCCATACCCCTTCTCCCCTTTCAACAACTAAGGGATAAACTCTTGTATAAGAAGGGGAAATAAATTTTTTATCCTTTGTAAGCCATTTTTTGGCATTTTTACCTGGCAGTTCACCTTTTATTTCTGGTTTCATTTTTACCTCCTTTTTAAGGTTCTTCAATTTTAACCCATTCCTCTGAACCATCTTCAAAGCTTAGTTTATACTCTCTTTTAAAAATATTAATATCTGAGACCCTTGCCATACCTTTTTCTGTAAAGATTTCTCTTCCTATTTCTGGCATTCCTTTCGAAAGTTCCTCATATACATTAAGTTCAAATCTAAGACAGCACAGAAGCCTACCACAGATTCCAGTTAAATTTTCAGGTGCAGTGAAAATATACTGTTTCCTCGCCATATCAATTGTTATTGGAGGTATTTCCTTAAGCCATGTTTCACAACATAAAATTCTTCCGCACCTTCCTATTCCTCCAAGTTCCCTTGCATAATCCCTTGTTCCCTTCTGTTTGAATTCAGTATGTAAATGTAATTTTTTTGCTATAATTGGAGCAATTTTAGATAGGTCATATCTTTTATCAGCTGTGAAGGTAAATTTTATAATACCTTTTTCTTTATCCAGTTCAATATCAACTATTCTTATGTCTCTTATTTTTTCTTCAAATAGAATTCCGTAAGCCATATTTCTAAAAAGTTTGATTAATTCTTTATCCTCACAGGGAGAAATGCTTATCAGTTTGATTTTTGATTCCTTTTCTGAAATTCCTCTTACTTTTACATAAATTGTTTTTTCTTCTCCTTCAATTTTTATAAGAGCAAATTTTAAATTTTTATCTATTTCCATATCCTTTGGAATGCTATATCTTGCTAAAGGACCTCCTATTATTGATACTTCAAGTGATTTTATATCTTCTTTCTTTTTAAAAAATTTCATCTTTTGATTGAGGTAACTTTAACAAAAGGTAAACTTTCTTTTACAAATCTTA
This window encodes:
- a CDS encoding acetyl ornithine aminotransferase family protein, giving the protein MKPEIKGELPGKNAKKWLTKDKKFISPSYTRVYPLVVERGEGVWVYDVDGNKFLDFNAGVAVLTLGHSHPEVVETAINQMKKLIHYSGTDFYYSSEIKLAEKLAEIAPGAKNRKIFFSNSGAESVEAAIKLARYYTNRPYILAFYGGFHGRTMGALSATASKTIHRKRFFTLFYGTVHAPYPYCFRCPFNLKYPDCNFACISFIEENIFSRLVDPEEVAAFIIEPIQGEGGYIPAPESYFKELKKLMDKYEILLIVDEVQSGMGRTGKFFAIEHYDIVPDIITLAKGIASGFPLGACIAKSGIMNWPPGTHASTFGGNPVSCEVALKVIEKLENGLLEHVSSLGDKVLKDLEKWKEKYEIIGDVRGKGLMIGLEIVSDKKTLKKDKTKRDLIVQECFKKGLLILPAGENVLRICPPLIIKEEELYTGIEILENVIKEVSYKQKS
- the ricT gene encoding regulatory iron-sulfur-containing complex subunit RicT; the encoded protein is MKFFKKKEDIKSLEVSIIGGPLARYSIPKDMEIDKNLKFALIKIEGEEKTIYVKVRGISEKESKIKLISISPCEDKELIKLFRNMAYGILFEEKIRDIRIVDIELDKEKGIIKFTFTADKRYDLSKIAPIIAKKLHLHTEFKQKGTRDYARELGGIGRCGRILCCETWLKEIPPITIDMARKQYIFTAPENLTGICGRLLCCLRFELNVYEELSKGMPEIGREIFTEKGMARVSDINIFKREYKLSFEDGSEEWVKIEEP